From the genome of Nicotiana tabacum cultivar K326 chromosome 2, ASM71507v2, whole genome shotgun sequence:
TGATCTCCTCAATAGTGATCCGAGTAACCGGGTTGGTATCAAGTAACCGGGTCAACAACCGTTTCAACTCGGGCGAGGTCCATTTCGGGCACCGAAATTCACCTTTGTAAATTTTTCGATACATGGTCATTAAATTTGTATCATTGAAAGGTAGATACCCAGCATTACACACAAAAAGTATAATACCGCAAGACCAGACATCCACCTTAGCACCATCATAACCTTTCTTCGCCAAAATCTCCGGGGCCACGTAAGCAGGGGTCCCACAAAGTGTATGGAGCAACCCATCGGGTCGGATCTGATCCGTAACAGCACTTAACCCGAAATCAGTAACTTTTAGGTCCCAATTTTCGTCCAGTAATAAATTTTCAGGTTTCAAATCACGGTGGTAAACCCCACGTGAGTGGCAGTATCCAACGGCGGAGATTAACTGCTGGAAATATCGACGGCTGAGATCTTCGCTAAACCGGCCTTTAGACAATTTCGCGAAAAGTTCCCCGCCTTTAGCGAATTCCAGGACGAAATATATTTTCGTCTTGGTGGCCAGAATTTCGTACAGGCGCACGATATGCGGGTGACGCAACCGGCGCATGATATAGACTTCTCGCTTAACGTGAGCCGTCAGACCACTTTTGAGGATTCTCTGTTTGCTGACAACCTTAATCGCGACGCTTTGTCCTGTATTAATGTCCCTGGCATGATACACTTTGCCAAACGCGCCACAACCCAGGAGTTTTCCCAGCTCATATTTGCCGAAAAGGTTTGAATTCACCAACTCCGCCGGGGTTAATTCACCGGCGGCGGCGGCCACGTCGGAGAGTG
Proteins encoded in this window:
- the LOC107796817 gene encoding CBL-interacting serine/threonine-protein kinase 14-like; the protein is MPEILDDSSYPSLSDVAAAAGELTPAELVNSNLFGKYELGKLLGCGAFGKVYHARDINTGQSVAIKVVSKQRILKSGLTAHVKREVYIMRRLRHPHIVRLYEILATKTKIYFVLEFAKGGELFAKLSKGRFSEDLSRRYFQQLISAVGYCHSRGVYHRDLKPENLLLDENWDLKVTDFGLSAVTDQIRPDGLLHTLCGTPAYVAPEILAKKGYDGAKVDVWSCGIILFVCNAGYLPFNDTNLMTMYRKIYKGEFRCPKWTSPELKRLLTRLLDTNPVTRITIEEIKDNPWFQKGYEEVKPDHEFEFKSWSGLDFDPDLFPGSDSDRNFLNAFDIISFSSGFNFSDLLKGIGGFVDKERFVSAESPEKIIGKIEAVARIEGMEAERSGATVTVEGQNGNFRLLAEVNRLTERLVIVEIQKKEIEGEIWKKKFKPQISGFVYQGEEPVSGS